The Glandiceps talaboti chromosome 1, keGlaTala1.1, whole genome shotgun sequence genome has a segment encoding these proteins:
- the LOC144443067 gene encoding histone-lysine N-methyltransferase SETMAR-like yields the protein MDMTDVCKGEENISVHAENFVDGEYLPEIKYTPFNVTGPGCEYDPCEVMYAGCECQQKSCGDDCPCIQRSLGQSYDDKGCLLSSSQTNSNSKPVLECNSSCTCSTLCTSRVVQNGIKFRVEVIRTEQKGWGLKALENIPRNRFVCEYAGEVLGYKEAHRRAVNMTEDDPNYILILKEHLQNGKVIKTCVDPTYVGNVGRYINHSCDPNLYMVAVRIDNEVPKLALFAKREILDEEELSFDYAGGINEIDINEMNTLCDDTQSCNESDTIPNKPCYCGADACRGLLPFDSELYAELDVQNASQAEVENGEAENEQFLKGENDDDYDLWKDELPNDIFLQLTSQLETKYEGAMYVNHSGGALGSDLFWQKIGCKYGIRTHAYSFEGHSQNNPARVELSSQDLKQADVHVHKANKVLHRIFPTQSNFINNLLRRDWFQVRDTECVFAVGKITKNRRTVEGGTGWTVQMAVDERKPVYVFDCKMNMVTKVTEGSCAWYKFDFKLTKFMLAETPILTHSFSGIGTRDLPERGKAAIREVFMKTFGH from the exons ATGGACATGACAGATGTGTGTAAAGGCGAAGAAAATATATCGGTTCATGCAGAAAATTTTGTTGATGGTGAATATTTACCAGAGATAAAG TACACCCCATTCAATGTGACAGGACCAGGATGTGAGTATGATCCATGTGAAGTAATGTATGCAGGTTGTGAATGTCAACAAAAGTCTTGTGGTGATGACTGTCCATGCATACAGCGATCCCTAGGTCAAAGTTATGATGACAAGGGGTGTCTTCTGTCTTCCTCCCAGACTAATTCTAACAGTAAACCAGTACTAGAATGCAACAGTTCTTGTACATGCAGCACGTTGTGTACAAGCAGAGTTGTACAAAATGGGATCAAGTTCAGGGTAGAGGTCATTCGCACAGAACAGAAGGGATGGGGCCTCAAAGCTCTGGAGAATATTCCTAGAAATCGGTTTGTGTGTGAGTATGCTGGGGAGGTGCTGGGTTACAAGGAAGCACATAGAAGAGCTGTCAATATGACTGAGGATGATCCTAATTATATTCTGATCTTGAAGGAACATTTACAGAATGGGAAAGTTATAAAAACCTGTGTTGATCCAACATATGTAGGCAATGTTGGTAGATATATTAACCATAGCTGTGATCCTAACTTGTATATGGTTgctgtgagaattgataatgAAGTCCCAAAGTTGGCTCTCTTTGCAAAACGTGAGATTTTGGATGAGGAAGAGTTGAGTTTTGACTACGCAGGAGGCATCAATGAAATAGACATCAATGAAATGAACACTTTATGTGATGATACACAAAGTTGCAATGAAAGTGACACAAT TCCTAACAAGCCATGCTACTGTGGTGCTGATGCATGTAGAGGACTCTTGCCATTTGATAGTGAACTTTATGCTGAGCTTGACGTTCAGAATGCTAGTCAAGCAGAAGTTGAAAATGGTGAAGCCGAAAATGAACAGTTCTTGAAAGGGgaaaatgatgatgattatgatttGTGGAAAGACGAACTTCCCAATGATATTTTCCTACAGCTTACCAGTCAACTGGAAACCAAATATGAGGGCGCTATGTATGTGAATCATTCTGGTGGTGCACTTGGCAGTGACTTGTTTTGGCAAAAAATAGGTTGTAAATATGGAATTCGGACACATGCTTATTCATTTGAAGGTCACAGTCAGAATAACCCAGCAAGGGTAGAACTGAGTAGCCAAGACTTGAAACAagctgatgtacatgtacacaaagcCAATAAAGTTTTACATCGGATCTTTCCAACACAGAGTAACTTTATCAATAATCTGTTGAGGAGAGACTGGTTTCAAGTTAGAGATACAGAGTGTGTGTTTGCAGTTGGTAAAATCACAAAGAACAGGAGAACAGTGGAAGGAGGCACAGGTTGGACTGTTCAAATGGCCGTCGATGAAAGAAAACCTGTGTATGTTTTTGACTGTAAGATGAACATGGTAACAAAGGTGACAGAAGGCTCATGTGCATGGTACAAGTTCGACTTTAAACTTACCAAATTTATGCTAGCAGAGACACCAATATTGACACATAGTTTTAGTGGTATAGGAACAAGAGATCTCCCAGAAAGAGGAAAAGCAGCCATTAGGGAGGTTTTTATGAAAACGTTTGGACATTAG